A single region of the Thermotoga profunda AZM34c06 genome encodes:
- a CDS encoding heme NO-binding domain-containing protein, which translates to MKGFVVNAWFQTWSKLFGSDIIRKLREKHGLDPDKVYSPIDDLSDNIPIEISKDLASIKGLNYDDLWYKTGRENLKTFFEHYPEYFKKSGFLSFMSAMDAVHRVLTKRIKGATPPRVFFKLKSNTKAVIRYQSRRNFKKYFLGLMDSASEFFNDPIKYKIVSEGTTDGQNYFEIEVEATKSYGNFEKIKTVIGLGVGFIKSLVPVYVLMLPIYTFAITLLSFMFIPSNIYVKSFISAIGVFVLSFIGMNGFKKGVRAVDDAIQSVAKKDLDNPTSIDGIKEFSDLSQSLARAVDNIKEVFLAISGDVQEINSYSEKVITAVNAMREQLDTMGSLSNEIANTAVQISNDTERISNAVSSNVETITSIISEQTQIINSLNEAVSLIVNSANNVEQSADGIVKMSERFSMLVEEGKELQNQASLIMEVASTVSSIAEQTNLLALNAAIEAARSGEAGRGFAVVADEIRKLAEESRASAAKISEFLGSITSGIEKLGKTIQSEFSEMKEQSRRLLESSERNKESSNVISSISQKLNTLIETLNDQAGKLNSITNSIQNLLAISEESSATAEEISSSIQNFFAQLKVVLDSVNETVKLLTVIKENFEGMKL; encoded by the coding sequence GTGAAGGGCTTTGTTGTAAATGCCTGGTTTCAGACCTGGAGTAAACTTTTTGGTTCTGACATCATAAGAAAACTGAGAGAAAAACACGGTCTTGATCCCGATAAAGTCTACAGTCCCATCGATGATCTGTCAGATAATATCCCAATAGAAATCTCAAAAGACCTTGCCTCCATAAAGGGTTTGAATTATGATGATCTGTGGTACAAAACGGGAAGAGAAAATCTCAAAACTTTCTTTGAACATTACCCAGAGTATTTCAAAAAGTCAGGTTTTCTCTCCTTCATGTCAGCAATGGATGCGGTGCACAGAGTTCTCACAAAAAGAATCAAAGGCGCTACACCTCCAAGGGTTTTCTTCAAACTCAAAAGCAACACTAAAGCCGTTATCAGATATCAATCGCGTAGAAATTTCAAGAAATATTTCCTTGGTTTGATGGATTCGGCCTCAGAGTTTTTCAACGATCCCATAAAATACAAGATCGTTTCTGAAGGTACTACAGATGGGCAGAATTATTTTGAAATCGAAGTTGAAGCTACCAAGAGTTACGGAAACTTTGAAAAGATAAAGACCGTGATAGGTCTTGGAGTTGGATTTATCAAGTCATTAGTGCCAGTTTATGTTTTAATGTTACCAATCTACACATTCGCTATAACCTTGCTTTCTTTTATGTTCATTCCTTCAAATATTTATGTTAAGTCATTTATAAGTGCAATCGGTGTCTTTGTACTCTCTTTCATAGGTATGAATGGATTTAAAAAAGGTGTCAGAGCTGTAGACGACGCTATTCAGTCAGTTGCAAAGAAAGATCTCGATAATCCAACATCAATAGATGGAATAAAGGAATTCTCAGATCTTTCGCAATCACTTGCAAGAGCTGTTGATAATATTAAAGAAGTCTTTCTGGCAATATCTGGAGATGTTCAGGAGATAAATTCGTATTCTGAAAAAGTCATAACCGCGGTCAATGCAATGAGAGAACAACTCGATACAATGGGTTCACTCTCGAATGAGATAGCCAACACCGCTGTTCAAATAAGTAATGACACAGAGAGAATATCAAATGCCGTCAGTTCAAATGTTGAGACGATAACTTCGATTATCTCTGAACAGACTCAGATAATCAACTCTTTAAACGAAGCTGTTTCTTTGATAGTAAACTCCGCAAACAACGTGGAGCAATCTGCAGATGGTATCGTCAAGATGAGCGAGAGATTCTCAATGCTGGTAGAAGAAGGAAAAGAACTTCAAAATCAAGCAAGCCTTATCATGGAAGTAGCTTCTACTGTTTCAAGCATCGCAGAGCAAACAAATCTTTTGGCATTGAATGCGGCAATAGAAGCGGCACGAAGCGGAGAAGCAGGAAGAGGTTTTGCAGTTGTCGCAGACGAAATAAGAAAACTTGCCGAAGAGAGTAGAGCATCTGCTGCAAAGATCTCAGAATTTCTTGGCTCGATCACTTCTGGTATCGAAAAACTCGGGAAAACTATACAATCTGAATTCAGTGAGATGAAAGAACAATCAAGAAGATTGCTCGAAAGTTCCGAAAGAAATAAAGAATCCAGTAATGTCATATCATCTATTTCACAAAAACTCAACACACTCATAGAAACCCTGAACGACCAGGCCGGTAAACTCAACAGCATCACCAACAGCATACAAAACTTGCTCGCAATATCTGAAGAGAGCTCTGCAACAGCAGAAGAAATAAGTTCTTCAATCCAAAACTTCTTTGCACAGTTGAAGGTCGTTCTGGATAGTGTTAATGAGACTGTGAAATTGCTGACTGTGATAAAAGAAAACTTTGAGGGCATGAAGTTGTGA